GGCGCGCCCGCCCAGTGCGTGTGCACATAGCTCGCGTGCACCCCGCCCCGGACGAAGCCCTCCACCCGGGGCTCCGGCTGCCGGAGCCCCCAGGCGGGGTCCGCGCCCGCGCCCGGCTCCGTGACGGTGCGGTGGAACTCGTGGCCGCGCATCCGGGTCCCGGCCTGGGCCAGGACGCTGTCGCTCACCGCCACGGCGTCCCGGTAGCCCAGCGTCAGCCGTTCCGACATCCGCGCGTCGGCGTCCAGCACCCCGCACATGGGCCGGCCGTCCAGCGAGCGCGCGAGGTACAGCAGCCCGGCGCACTCGGCGGCGACGGGCGCCCCCGAGCGAGCCAGCCCGGCGACCGCCTTGCGCAGACGGGAGTTGGCCGACAGCTCCGGCGCGTACACCTCGGGGAAGCCGCCCCCGACGACCAGGCCGGCCGTGCCGGCGGGCAGTTCCTCGTCGTGCAGCGGGTCGAAGGTGACGACCTCCGCGCCGGCGGCCGCCAGCAGCTCCGTGTGCTCGGCGTACGAGAAGGTGAACGCGGCGCCCCCGGCCACGGCGACGAGGGGCCGCCGGTCCCGCGCCCGGACGGCGGGGGAGCCCAGCGCCGTCCCGGGATCCCAGAGGTGCCCGGGGAGCGGCGGCGCGCTGCGCGCCAGGGCCAGCAGCGCTTCCAGGTCGCAGCCCGCGCGTACCTGCTCGGCCTGCGCCGTGACCGCGTCGACCGCCTCGCTCCGCCGCTCGGCGACCGGCACGAGCCCCAGGTGCCGCGACGGCGTCGCCACCGAGGGAGCACGCCGCAGCACCCCCAGTACCGGCACCCCGGACTCCTCCAGGGCCTCCCTCAGCAGGGCCTCGTGGCGGTCGGTGGCGACCTTGTTGAGGATCACCCCGCCGAGTCGCACCTCCGGGTCCCAGGAGG
The genomic region above belongs to Streptomyces marianii and contains:
- a CDS encoding cobyrinate a,c-diamide synthase — its product is MVARLVVAAPASGSGKTTVATGLMAAFTAAGLTVSPHKVGPDYIDPGYHALATGRPGRNLDAYMCGTELMAPLFSHGARGCELAVVEGVMGLYDGAAGAGELASTAQVAKLLGAPVVLVVDASSQSRSVAALVHGFASWDPEVRLGGVILNKVATDRHEALLREALEESGVPVLGVLRRAPSVATPSRHLGLVPVAERRSEAVDAVTAQAEQVRAGCDLEALLALARSAPPLPGHLWDPGTALGSPAVRARDRRPLVAVAGGAAFTFSYAEHTELLAAAGAEVVTFDPLHDEELPAGTAGLVVGGGFPEVYAPELSANSRLRKAVAGLARSGAPVAAECAGLLYLARSLDGRPMCGVLDADARMSERLTLGYRDAVAVSDSVLAQAGTRMRGHEFHRTVTEPGAGADPAWGLRQPEPRVEGFVRGGVHASYVHTHWAGAPGAARRFTERCAAWDAAV